The genomic DNA CATCGAAACGGTCGCCATTGGCGTTCTCGTAGTCCATCGACGTGGTCGCCATCTTTGTGCTTGTTTGTGTCGTGGATGTGAATATGGTTGTGTTCTTGCGAAGGGAAAATAAGAGAAGGCCGCTGCAAGATTTTTGGTGGAGTTTGGGTGCACTCTCGGCGACGGAGAGAttttggctttgggggggggtgggaagagaaaagagagcgAGGGAAGGTTTGGTTCGGCCCAGAGCGCGCAGAAGGGAAGGATGACGGGACAGGAAGAGCTCTGAAAAAAATGGAAATTATCAATGCGCAGCCTGGCTGCCTGGGGTGCAAAACTGCCAAGACCTGGAGTCGCCGCAAAGGGGGGATTTCGTATTCTCTACGCCTTGTTAGGCCCTGTGGAAGTGAATTGCTCTTCGTTATCGATAGCAGAGTTTTTCCGCAAACAAAAGAGGGGAAGGATTTTTAGGACAAGATAAAGGTCCAGAGCGAATCAGCAAGAACGAAGGAGGTCATGCGTGCCAATTAAGACATCCTGAGTGAATAGAAGAGGCGACAATGGCCGGTTGCAACAAACGAACGGTTCGATGTTTGCCTCTCACCCTCTTCTAGTTGTTACGGTCTAATTGCATATCTAGCCTGGGCAAGTGAACATGAACTAAGCCAAGAATGGCCTAATCAGGGCGAGCTTGTCTTGAATTAACTTCTCCACTCGACCCCAGATCTCGGATCTTATCAATCTCGAAAGCAAAGGGCCACAGTCACCTCACCCGACAAGAGCAACACCGTGAATAGCAAGTGTCATGACTCGTGATTTCCTGAGACTTGCATAAGGATGCTGAGGCCTCCTcgtgatggatggtggtcATGGAGGAGGGATGTCAAAGtaacaacagcagccaacagaGTGAGTGGCAAATTAAAGAGTTGTCCTCTCCATGATTGGACAACCCAAAGCAAACTCAAGCGCCTCTCTCCCACTCTTCCCTCCAACTTGTATCACCACTCACGGAGCTCCATGCATCACACGAGGCTGCGTGTTATCATACAAGCTCGAACAGCTGCAGCTTAAAACAACGGCGGCACGTGCGCGGATGCCGCAACACGCACCTTGATCGCAAATTTTGTACCCGGAATGAATGTTGTATACAGCTGCTTGAAGCTATACTATCATGGCCCTTTTCAGTCTTCGTATGCCCTCACATAGACACTAAACCCAGGTCCTCAAAggtcctcccacccctcatcatcatactGCTCACCAGTAGAAAGATCCCTCATCAGCACCaactcaacatcaacctccccaggCTCCCTCTTATCCAAAAACTTCAATGCCTCCACAGCCTTGCCTCCGCATGCCCTCTCCAGTGCCAAGAAGGCAAAGTGCCCCCCAACCACCGGTCTCGCCATGAACCAAATCCCCGGGAACCCTCCATTGCCCTCTGTATCATACAAGTCCGTAAAAGGACGATCTGACACCACGTTAGCAAATACACCATCACATGCAGtggaaagaggagaagaaccTACCAGTCTCAGTCTCATTCACCCACCTGGCCACACTCGTCAGAATCTCCGTCCTCGTCTTCCGTcccgtcaccgccgccgcaaaAAACTCCCAGTCACTCTTCGTATACAAATGCCTTGAATCCAACGGCAGCCCATACTTTTGCAGAACCGCATGATACCAATCGCTCTGCATCTGGTAGACCTTGTCAGGGATAAAGACATTCTCATCCTTTTTAGACCCGTAAGCCTGTTGTCCAAGTGGTATCTGACTTTCCATCCTCGGCTGCTTCCCACTCTTTCTCCCTCCTGTCACCGAAGATTTGTTCTTGTCCGAAACATGGAAACACAACAGCGAGTCCGCATACAGGTTGTAAATAGTCGTCCACGATCCATACCAAGTGTACGCCAGCTTGGCATGGGTCCCATCCCTCGAGATGCCATACTCCTGCCACTTCTCGATATACTCCCCCGCGGTCTCCCGATAAAACTTTGCATCCTCCTTTTCGCCCACAATATCCGCAATCTCGCTCATGGCTTTAATCCCAATAATCCCCTTCAGCGCCAAGTTCGTCTGGTTCGCCAACCACCCCGCAAAGTCATCCGTGCAAAGCTGATTATGCGGAATAAGCGACTCCCTGACCAAGTAACCCGTCCACTGCTTCCAAAGCTTGTAAGACCGCGACAACcacttctccgccgccttggGCGTAGAGCCAAGCTTAGCCTCCCCTCTGGGTAAATCAATCCCATACTCATCCAcactctcccaccacctcttcgcCCCCGGAGCCGtcctcatcccctccgccccctttGGCCTCATAAACGCAGGATCAGTATCATACCTCAGCGCATtcgccaacgccaaccccaTAATCAACATATTCCCACACTCCTCCACAGGCATATActcatccctcccatccGGATGCCCCGTCGCGTTCGGAAAATGTGCCCCCAGATCATGCATCGAATAGTCGTTCGGATATTGCCCGCTCAGCTGGTGCTCCAGCAGCGGCTCCAGCAGATACGCCAACCACCTCGGGTTGGTATACAGGAAGAACGGAAAGGCCGGGAAGATCACATCCACCGTCTGGAAATTCCCATTGCTCGAAATCTCcttcaaaaacaaaatcGGGTCCTCGGGCGTCCCCGAAAACTGCGTCGCCCCCAGCACCTGCCTCGCGCTCAGCGCAGCAATATCCTGATACTCCCTCGACCCAGACTCATACGCATCCCGTGCCAACGCATCCGAATACTCCCCCGCCAGTTTTGCTGCAGTCTCAAAGTCATCAAAATGCCAACCCACTAATTCATCCGCATCGGTAAAAAAACTCTGCCAAAGCggcctcatcatcgtcaacccCCTAGCACTGGCAAACTGCACAACCGGATCCTGCACCAGCGCCCACGTAAACCTCAcgctctcctcccttttcTCACacttttccttccccttccccccatcaGCCAACTTAAACCCCTTTGAAAAAGCAAAAACCGGctcatcctccatcaccctcctgaactccccatccacctcatccctcagctcccccctctccgcaaacaaccccctcagcAAAGCACTAGTCCCACTCTGATACCTCACCCCGTTCTCCCCTCCCGGGGCAGAAAAGTGCAAAGTCCCCCACTCGGCCCGATCCCCAAACTCGGTcagcagctcctccctctccctcctcaccttccaaGTTTTTATTCCTGTCTTTGTCCCATTTTTtgtccccttttcttccccggGAGGAGATTCAAACATCTCCCACCGCAAAGTATTATCCCTGTTCCCCGtcacccactccccattcACATCCGTGTACAAATCCAAGTCGTCGCACCCCGCAACAAAAACAGTCATGTACCCCGCCGGAATGGCCTGTCTCatcgtcgaggagggtgtgatAGGTGACAGGAACGAGAGCGTAACTAGTACCGAGGATTCTCCACCCGCCGCGGGGATGGAATAGCtcaggttggtggtggaagcaTCAAACGTTACGCCGAGATACTCTGGATACGCAATCTTGTGACGTTTTGTCGACAAAGAGTCTTGCggccggccgaggagggggtaGACCTTCCCCGAGGCAGAGGCCATGACCGAGAAGCCGACCTACACACCCGTTGGTTTAGTAGCttgtgagggggttggaaaaaggggggggaggacgtACGTGAGCACCAGTCCAAAACATTGGCCAGTTCTCCCATGGTGCATCACGGGCGTGGTATAACCATGTACTCAGGTACGGGTTCCGGACGATAAGCGGGACGGTGTTGGGCGTGAGTGTTGACGCGCTTGCCAGACCACTGGCGGCCAGCAGGGAGAGGTCGAACAACCGCATTTTGTCTGTCCCCTGCTGATGGCGGAAATGCTGGTCGGGTACGGCTACCGAAGGGGAAAGGTGGGGGTTTTAAAAATGACAAAAGAGTGTTGATACAAAAtcacggaggaggaggatagggtAGTCTTCAATGGCGGAAACCAGACGGGTGCCGCCAATATGATACCACCGGGCGGCGGCCCAAACCAACTGAAAGAAAGCGCTGCCTTTACCTGAGCCCTCGGGGGAAACAGAGCAGCAGTAATGACTCGAGTTACCACCAGGAATCAAAATACAAAACCGCAAGGTCACACAGCAAAATAATAGCAACCATACACATACAGAGTAGAACGCATTGCAAGAATAaaaccaaaccccaaaagCAAAACAGGGCAGCGAATCCTTAAATCCAAGCTCCCCACGCCTGTAGGATGACGCCTGTTTCGAGATGCCCCTCTTCAGATGAacagggaggggggagccGGTCGTCCAATTAAGCAACTGGTCATGGGGCTTCCACAGGGATGTTGCCCCATTACCCCGCAAGCTCCGGGACCCATGACGGGGCAAGCTCCCGCTGTTGCATGAAGCTGTTGTGTGTCATTTGTGGGGTCCGTTCCAACTCTCGGGTCCACGATGAGATCAGACAATGATTGTGCTATTGATAGTGGGCTATCTGTATCTGATTTCAGCAGAGGCAACTCTGCCCAACAATGTATAAGGTAAGTCTCAGCTGGCGTATTCTCCCAAGTATGATGATaaaaacacacacacgcatGCCTCCCAATATTTCCTAATAACATGAGCTAAATGCGCTCTGTTTTCCTCCGCTCGCTAACACATATGACTCCTTTCCCAAACCAACGCTGGTTTTATTACATTATATACAGTGGCAGGTGACACTACAGCAAAGCCAATGTCAGAACGACAGGAAttgttaaaaaaaaaaaacccccgACAAAAGTAGCCCATGTGATCATAGTTGATGGTTCCTGATACTCGCACAAAATCCAATCAGCTGCCACGGAACAAGAACTGCAGGTCCTCTGGACTCAGCGAGTCCATGGCGGCATCGTCCGAGTTGATAGTCGAGTTGATCATGttggtcttcttctcttgcaGGAGCACCATGCGGCTCTCTACCGAATCTTCGATGCACAGTCTCGTGATCGTGCAGGGTCGCGTCTGCCCGATGCGGTGGCATCTATCGGCGCTCTGCCACTCACTGTGATACAACAGATTAGCGGGTGCCATGTGACAAGCTCAATGGTAACGAAACAGAGTACTTACGCTGCGGGATTCCACCAGGGATCGACAATAAAGACGCGAGACGCCTCTGTCAAGTTGAGCGctacaccaccagccttgaGCGAGACGAGGAAGCATTCTACATCCGGATTGGTCATGAAATGATGAATCGAAGCCTGTCTCTGAGCAGGTGTCATGCTACCATCAAGCATCACAGTGGTGATACCCGCACGGCGGAGACGCCACTCGATGAGCTGAAGCATGGTTGTGAACTGTGAAAATATGATCGACTTGTGAGAGGCATTGTCCGAGCGCAGCTTGTGGAGCTCGTGGACCAAAAGCTCAATCTTGGACGAGGACGTCCAATTCTCCATCTTGATCCGGTTGATGATCGAGGACTTCTTGACCATGGTCTCGTCCTGCTCAATCTCGGGCTGCTCAAGATCAATCGAGAGGGGAATGTGGCATTGTGGGCAGTTGGGCTCCTCTGCCGAATTCAGGTAACTCTTGACACATGTGCGGCAGAAGTCATGCTTGCACCTAGATCGGATGGCATCCTCCGCAGTCTCGTCGCATATGGCGCACACGATGACGTTTTGGCCGCCCTCGCTGTGCTTCTTCAGGAGCAAATCCGGGTGATCAGCGACCTGGCGCATCTGCATGATCAAGCCGAAGATATTGGCATAGTTGTTGAGGAGAACACCGGTGGCCACATAGGTATCGAATTTGCGTTGACCGTTGGTCATGATCGAGTTTGCGAAATCGTTCTCAGCTTCGCCGAAAAACTGACGTTCAACATTGATCTCCTTCACAGGCAGCTCCATCGAGTCGGTGTGGTCCTTTTTGAGCCGACGGAGCATGATTCGATCCGTCAGGACGCGCAACTTCTTGAAGGCCTCGGCGCCCTCTCCACGATTCCCGTACTTTTGGATCGGGTTGAGCAGCTCCTGGTTGAAGACCGAAACATGCTGCATGCCTCCATGCTTGCACTCGGTGCAGCGACTGTCCTCGTCCATAGACCATTCCATTGTCTTACAGGGACAGTGCTTGCATAAATAGCATGCGAATGGACGGACATTGAGGAAACGAATCAAGGAGAAAAACTCGCCAATGCGATTTTGCAGAGGAGTCCCGGACAAGCACCATCGGTATGTGACCTTGAGGGCGAAGCACGCCTTGGCTGTCATCGTGGTTCTCGTCTTGATGGAGTGAGCCTCGTCAAGAATGATGCGGTGAAACTCGGTCTGGTGGATGACAGACTTCTCCTTGACAAGACCTCCTTGGCGCTTAAATCCCTTTTCTTGCTTGCGGAAGACCGACTCCAAGCTGTTGTaggacatgatgatgacatgaTACTTCTTAATATCTTTCACCTTGATGTTCTTGGACTTGGCGTTTGTGCCGTGATAGACAAGCGTCTTCAGTGTGCCGTCGGTATAGGATTCAATCTCAGTCATCCATTGCATCAGAGCAACTGGAGGGACGAGCACCAGTGTCGGCTTTGGCTGCGGGAAGTCGGACATGATGAGGGAAACGGCCTGGATTGTTTTGCCAAGGCCCATCTCATCACCCAGAAGGCCCCCCTTCCACTCGGTCTTTTCCATCGCCTGCATCCAAGCCAATCCCTCAAGCTGGAAAGGCTTCAGCTGGCGAGAAATGGACGTTGGCTGCGCCGCCTTTCCAGCCTTCAAAATGGGCATATTCTTCAGATCCTCCCACATTGTCGTGAGCTCGGGGTGATTTTTCtcaagacgacgacgatcaTTCCTAACACGTCGAGAATTCGCATAAGATCTGTAAGCGCGTCGATTGGCCATGGCTGTGCGAATAGCCGAATTGCCCCTATTAGTTGGGGCTCCAGCGGTGCTGCCAACTTCAGACGCGATGTTGCTGCCATCGTCGTCGCTAACATCGTCGGCGGTGCCATCAAAGTCGTCTTCAGAGATCTCGCTCTCACCTTCAGCCACGTTGAGATCGTGGTTCCTGATTGGACCGGTTGGTGGTCTTGCTGCTCGCGTCTTGATCAACGGAAGAGAGTCATCGCTGTCGACCTCTTCAaagtcgtcatcatcctcgtcgtcgtcgtcatcctctgAATCTGAAACGATGGCGGGTCTCTTAACACCCACTCGCGTCTTTGATGTTTGTGGAAGAGGCACCTCCTCATTCTTCTTCCCATAACGGCGAACGGGTGCACGTGCATGTGGAGAAGTGAGCATGGCCTCGGTCTTGCCCTTAGTTAGACCGGCTCGCCGAGATCGGGGTTTAGCCTTTGTTTGGAGAGAGGGGATCGCGAAAttggcagcggcagcgtcttcctccttctgcaACCTCCGCGCAAGCTCAGCATCTGGGGAATAGTCCGAGAGCTCTTCCTCACTGTCCTCGATGACATTTC from Podospora pseudoanserina strain CBS 124.78 chromosome 2, whole genome shotgun sequence includes the following:
- a CDS encoding hypothetical protein (EggNog:ENOG503NVGM; COG:S), whose protein sequence is MRLFDLSLLAASGLASASTLTPNTVPLIVRNPYLSTWLYHARDAPWENWPMFWTGAHVGFSVMASASGKVYPLLGRPQDSLSTKRHKIAYPEYLGVTFDASTTNLSYSIPAAGGESSVLVTLSFLSPITPSSTMRQAIPAGYMTVFVAGCDDLDLYTDVNGEWVTGNRDNTLRWEMFESPPGEEKGTKNGTKTGIKTWKVRREREELLTEFGDRAEWGTLHFSAPGGENGVRYQSGTSALLRGLFAERGELRDEVDGEFRRVMEDEPVFAFSKGFKLADGGKGKEKCEKREESVRFTWALVQDPVVQFASARGLTMMRPLWQSFFTDADELVGWHFDDFETAAKLAGEYSDALARDAYESGSREYQDIAALSARQVLGATQFSGTPEDPILFLKEISSNGNFQTVDVIFPAFPFFLYTNPRWLAYLLEPLLEHQLSGQYPNDYSMHDLGAHFPNATGHPDGRDEYMPVEECGNMLIMGLALANALRYDTDPAFMRPKGAEGMRTAPGAKRWWESVDEYGIDLPRGEAKLGSTPKAAEKWLSRSYKLWKQWTGYLVRESLIPHNQLCTDDFAGWLANQTNLALKGIIGIKAMSEIADIVGEKEDAKFYRETAGEYIEKWQEYGISRDGTHAKLAYTWYGSWTTIYNLYADSLLCFHVSDKNKSSVTGGRKSGKQPRMESQIPLGQQAYGSKKDENVFIPDKVYQMQSDWYHAVLQKYGLPLDSRHLYTKSDWEFFAAAVTGRKTRTEILTSVARWVNETETDRPFTDLYDTEGNGGFPGIWFMARPVVGGHFAFLALERACGGKAVEALKFLDKREPGEVDVELVLMRDLSTGEQYDDEGWEDL
- the RAD16 gene encoding DNA repair protein rad16 (COG:L; BUSCO:EOG09260NNR; EggNog:ENOG503NYAR) produces the protein MVQTRRSLAAGEIVAASPLPDSVPSVKQRGKPPAKKLALSTESSASPTPQAYSSASEYSTPLTSNVATPVPTEAPLTVPGKMIEVVLTTRRARARPSKVPEDDPYSVAPKRKRNVIEDSEEELSDYSPDAELARRLQKEEDAAAANFAIPSLQTKAKPRSRRAGLTKGKTEAMLTSPHARAPVRRYGKKNEEVPLPQTSKTRVGVKRPAIVSDSEDDDDDEDDDDFEEVDSDDSLPLIKTRAARPPTGPIRNHDLNVAEGESEISEDDFDGTADDVSDDDGSNIASEVGSTAGAPTNRGNSAIRTAMANRRAYRSYANSRRVRNDRRRLEKNHPELTTMWEDLKNMPILKAGKAAQPTSISRQLKPFQLEGLAWMQAMEKTEWKGGLLGDEMGLGKTIQAVSLIMSDFPQPKPTLVLVPPVALMQWMTEIESYTDGTLKTLVYHGTNAKSKNIKVKDIKKYHVIIMSYNSLESVFRKQEKGFKRQGGLVKEKSVIHQTEFHRIILDEAHSIKTRTTMTAKACFALKVTYRWCLSGTPLQNRIGEFFSLIRFLNVRPFACYLCKHCPCKTMEWSMDEDSRCTECKHGGMQHVSVFNQELLNPIQKYGNRGEGAEAFKKLRVLTDRIMLRRLKKDHTDSMELPVKEINVERQFFGEAENDFANSIMTNGQRKFDTYVATGVLLNNYANIFGLIMQMRQVADHPDLLLKKHSEGGQNVIVCAICDETAEDAIRSRCKHDFCRTCVKSYLNSAEEPNCPQCHIPLSIDLEQPEIEQDETMVKKSSIINRIKMENWTSSSKIELLVHELHKLRSDNASHKSIIFSQFTTMLQLIEWRLRRAGITTVMLDGSMTPAQRQASIHHFMTNPDVECFLVSLKAGGVALNLTEASRVFIVDPWWNPAAEWQSADRCHRIGQTRPCTITRLCIEDSVESRMVLLQEKKTNMINSTINSDDAAMDSLSPEDLQFLFRGS